From the Cyclopterus lumpus isolate fCycLum1 chromosome 25, fCycLum1.pri, whole genome shotgun sequence genome, one window contains:
- the tent5aa gene encoding terminal nucleotidyltransferase 5A, which translates to MSEDDTSTTSTTTTASSGSDPEGSNVSVLNWEQVQRLDAILTETIPIHGRGNFPTLEMQPRHIVKVVRRRMEEKQIHVRDVRLNGSAASHILHGDSGLGYKDLDLIFCADMKGESDFQTVKDIVLDCVLDFLPDCVNKQKISPLTLKEAYVQKMVKVCNDSDRWSLISLSNNRGKNVELKFVDSLRRQFEFSVDSFQIKLDSLLLFYECSENPMAETFHPTIMGESVYGDFSEALHHLRHKFICTRNPEEIRGGGLLKYCHLLVRGFRAASESEMKSLQRYMCSRFFIDFSDIGEQQRKLESYLQNHFVGLEDRKYDYLMTLHGVVNESTVCLMGHERRQTLGLIAMLAVRVLAEQNIIPNVANVTCYYQPAPYVADGNFSNYYIAQVQPVFACQQPAYSTWLPCN; encoded by the exons ATGTCAGAGGACgacaccagcaccaccagcaccaccaccaccgccagCTCTGGGTCTGACCCCGAAGGCAGCAACGTCAGCGTCCTCAACTGGGAGCAAGTGCAGCGGCTGGACGCCATCCTGACGGAGACCATCCCGATCCACGGCCGGGGGAACTTCCCCACCCTGGAGATGCAGCCGCGGCACATCGTTAAAGTGGTGCGCAGGCGGATGGAGGAAAAACAGATCCACGTCCGGGACGTTCGGTTAAACGGCTCTGCAGCCAGTCACATTCTGCACGGGGACAGCGGACTGGGCTACAAGGACCTCGACCtcatattttgcgcagatatgaAAGGGGAAAGTGATTTCCAGACTGTGAAGGACATCGTTTTGGACTGTGTCCTGGATTTCTTACCCGACTGTGtgaataaacagaaaataagCCCACTCACGTTAAAG GAAGCCTATGTGCAGAAGATGGTGAAGGTGTGTAATGACTCCGACCGCTGGAgtctcatctccctctccaacaACCGCGGAAAGAATGTGGAGCTCAAGTTCGTGGACTCTCTCCGGCGGCAGTTTGAGTTCAGCGTGGACTCCTTTCAGATCAAGCTGGACTCCCTGCTGCTGTTCTACGAGTGCTCCGAGAACCCGATGGCCGAGACCTTCCACCCCACCATCATGGGCGAGAGCGTGTACGGGGACTTCAGCGAGGCCCTGCACCACCTGCGTCACAAGTTCATCTGCACCCGCAACCCGGAGGAGATCCGGGGCGGGGGTCTGCTGAAGTACTGTCACCTGCTGGTGAGGGGCTTCCGGGCCGCCTCCGAGTCCGAGATGAAGTCCCTGCAGCGCTACATGTGCTCACGCTTCTTCATCGACTTCTCTGACATCGGGGAGCAGCAGCGCAAGCTGGAGTCCTATCTTCAGAACCACTTTGTGGGCCTGGAGGACCGCAAGTACGACTACCTGATGACCCTGCACGGAGTGGTCAACGAGAGCACGGTGTGCCTGATGGGACACGAGAGGCGGCAGACCCTGGGGCTCATAGCCATGCTGGCGGTGCGCGTTCTCGCCGAGCAGAACATCATCCCCAACGTGGCCAACGTTACATGTTACTACCAACCCGCCCCTTATGTGGCAGATGGCAACTTCAGTAACTACTACATAGCACAGGTTCAGCCGGTGTTTGCTTGCCAGCAGCCTGCGTACTCCACCTGGCTGCCCTGCAACTGA